A stretch of Lathyrus oleraceus cultivar Zhongwan6 chromosome 6, CAAS_Psat_ZW6_1.0, whole genome shotgun sequence DNA encodes these proteins:
- the LOC127096714 gene encoding uncharacterized protein LOC127096714, whose product MDSSPNLTHHHAKDLPKQCETFFLAGKYPSSRRTASFSSCSSSLSPSSSSIESLYFPDDPHFSPASPLKFSGVPFSWEHLPGIPKKHNISKKKQQSSMKLLPLPPPTITTTSTSSSKKVINHEDTKIWKKNSIQSSFQRDDPFFAAMVKCSKDGGDDHEDTIGSLWNNGAKVSRSISDRFGFISLYGSCKRTCAVSESLVLLPSSRRNTYQQVNGRSL is encoded by the coding sequence ATGGACTCTTCACCAAATCTCACTCATCATCATGCCAAAGATCTTCCAAAACAATGTGAAACCTTCTTCTTAGCCGGAAAGTATCCGTCTTCGCGCCGAACCGCTTCATTCTCCTCTTGTTCATCCTCACTCTCACCTTCATCTTCTTCCATTGAATCATTATATTTTCCTGATGATCCTCATTTCAGTCCTGCCTCTCCACTTAAATTCTCAGGTGTTCCATTTTCTTGGGAACATTTACCTGGAATTCCCAAGAAACATAACATTTCCAAGAAAAAACAACAATCTTCCATGAAACTCCTACCATTACCTCCACCTACTATAACTACTACTTCCACAAGCTCTTCTAAAAAAGTGATCAACCATGAAGATACAAAGATTTGGAAGAAGAATTCAATTCAAAGTAGCTTTCAAAGGGATGATCCTTTCTTTGCTGCAATGGTTAAATGCTCAAAGGATGGTGGTGATGATCATGAAGATACAATTGGAAGTTTGTGGAATAATGGAGCTAAGGTTTCGAGAAGTATTAGTGATCGTTTTGGATTTATTAGTCTTTATGGCTCTTGCAAGAGAACTTGTGCAGTTTCTGAATCTTTAGTTCTACTTCCAAGCTCAAGAAGAAACACTTATCAACAAGTTAATGGCAGGTCCCTCTGA